Sequence from the Cytophagia bacterium CHB2 genome:
TGCTGGAAACATTGATGATGCGTCCAGCCCCGCTTTTACTCAGCAACGGCAAGAAGGCTTGCGTCACGAGCAACGGGCCAATGGTGTTGGTGGTCAACATATTTTGCAATAGCGCTGCGCCGGTCTCAAGCACGGAAAGATTTTCGTCGCCTAAAATTGCGGCATTGTTCACCAACACATCGAGATGATCGAGTTGCTGTGCCAGAGTTTGCGCTGCGTTCTGCACGCTGCCAAAATCCGCTACATCCAATTCAATAAAGTGAACGTCTGCACCATTCCTTTGTAAACTTTTTGTGGCATCCTCGCCAGCCGCGCGACTGCGTGCAGCGATAACGGTTAAAAAAACCTTCTTGGGATAATTGCCGCGCCACTTCCAAGCCAATGCCGCGATTTGCGCCGGTAATCAAAACGATTTTGCGCATGTTATGGTTTCAGATTCGAGTATCTCTCGCAAGCAAACTTTGCCCGCCACATACATTCCACTTCAGACTTGCCTCAAACACGATGTAAAAACGTTAGCAGGCATTGCGCACTGCTGCATTAGAACAGAACAGGTTAGCGCAGGCACAATTCTTGATTTTGCCTGCGCCAACCTGCTATTGTTTGAATTCGGCGATTCCTCAATTCGAGCCGGCGGGCTTCGGAGCTCTCGCAATCGCTTGGATGTTCAAATTGATCGCGACTTCATTGGCGACGACGAGATTGCCCGGTTCAAAGGCACGATCCCATTTCACGCCATAATCAAAACGATTAATCGTGGTCTTGGCCTCAACGCCCAGGCGTTTGTTGCCGTTCTGCTCTATGAGCGTTCCGAGAATCGTAAACGGCAGCGCAATTTCTTTCGTTACACCGCGCAGGGTGAAATCGCCGATGGCAACGTAACCGTCGCCCTGTTTTTCGACTCTCTTGCTGACAAACGTGATCACCGAATCAACCGCGGCGTTGAAGAAATCATCGCTGCGCAAGTGAGTATCGCGTCTTTCGTTTTCCGTGTCGATGCTGGCGGTCTTGATGGTCACATTTACCGAGGATTTGGTGATATCCTTCTCATCATAAACAATCGTGCCGGAAAAATCCTTGAATTCGCCGTTCACTTTGGAAATCATCATATGCCGGACCGTGAATCCGACATTGGAATGCGAACGGTCAATTTCATATTTTTCACCGGCAAAGATTCCAGTCGCGAACAGACCCAAAACGAACAACGCGACAACGGTGGATTTGAAACGCATAGTTCCTCCATGATAAAAGAATGAATGAGTTGATTTATTGAAACACTCACAAAAACATCAGCAGCAACAACTAAGGCCGCCGTTCATGCTTTCATGCTGTCCTGCAATTGAATTGATTTGCCTAATTTTTTCAAGAGCCTGGTCAATTCGAGTTTTTCATGCACTGACAACGCGCTCGTGAGTTTTTCGATCTTCTTCGCATGCACCGGGAAAACCTCGGCAATCAACCGTCTGCCAGCTTCGGTTAAATGAATATGAAACATCCGGCGATCCTCGGCTTCGGTGACGCGCTTGACCAAACCTTTTTTTTCGAGTCGATCCACGACGCCGGTGACATTGGCGCCGCTCATGAGCAGCTTGCCGGCGATTTCACACATTTTCAGCGGACCAAGATGCGCCAGCACTTCCAATACCGCAAACTGGGGCTGGGTCAAGGCCCCGACTGTGCTCATCATCCCATCGGCTTGCATGAATGAATTATAACACCGGGCCAGCACAACCCACAATTTGAGCGACCGTTTTTGGCAGGCTGCATAAGCCTCACGGTCCAGTAAAGGTTTATTTGTCAATTGTTTAGCCATAATTCGTGATTTAATATTTCAAATTGAAATATTTAAAATATAAACTATCTGTACTCTAAAAGAGTTCCCCCGAAATTCAAATTTTTCCAATTTTTTTTACGGGGGAAAAGGGAAAACTTGGCGGTTGGATAAAGAGGAGGCAGCTTACCACATAATGCCGAACCGAACCCCGTAGGCTGAGGGTGAGATGCGCCACTGCACGCCGCGGGAGTGCCCGGCGTGGCGGCTATTTTGCAGCGACTTTGCCGCTGCATTGACATTTACAATCGCAAATAAACCGCCCAACACAACATCACTAAGCCAATGCGAATCATCATACATGCGCGCTAGGCCGGCAACCGAGCCTATGCTATACAGCACAATTTTGCCGGGCAAATTGTCAATACGACTTGCAAACGTATGCGACATCACCTTCGCAACCATGGTATGTCCGGAAAAAAATGAATAATAAGCTTCTTCCACGCGAAAAGGATCGAACGTGTCATGGCCAAGCCCAAGATGCGGGCGCGCGCGCCCGACCATGATTTTGGTGGGATATTGCACGATGCCAGAAGACAGCAATCCGGCGGAAAGGATGACACAACTTTCCCGAAGCCAGTCGCTATCGACCGCCATGCCAATGACATACAACCCGCCCGTGGCGATTACCGCAGTAAGTGGCTCGCCGTATTTTTCGCCGAACCGGGAAATTTTATCACCCGTGTCACTTTGATTGCGGCGAAAAAACCCATTGGCTTCCTCATCGGCAAAAAAGACCGCAATCGTACCGCCCACCACCGACCCTAAAACGGCCCAATCCTTTCCTTGCCAGCGCAAGGGATTCGTCAACACGTGCCCCGTACCGCGAAAAACCTCGGAAGCATCGTTCAAAAATTTTTGCGAAAGAGATTGAGCGTGCAATCCACCTGGTTGAATCGTCATGCTCAACACCAGGCCCAGCAATAGCATTTTAGAATGATTTCGCATGAAAGGCTCCTAATCAAAGCGTCATTTGTCAACAGGCAAAGCGTGAAGCGTTTAATATAACAGATTCAAGACATGGTACAAAACCTATTTTGTCGTTTTTGCATCACGGTATCTGAATAGAAACGGAAACTGTCGCGTGACGTTGTCTGCGCATTTT
This genomic interval carries:
- a CDS encoding SDR family NAD(P)-dependent oxidoreductase, with the translated sequence MAWKWRGNYPKKVFLTVIAARSRAAGEDATKSLQRNGADVHFIELDVADFGSVQNAAQTLAQQLDHLDVLVNNAAILGDENLSVLETGAALLQNMLTTNTIGPLLVTQAFLPLLSKSGAGRIINVSS
- a CDS encoding YceI family protein, yielding MRFKSTVVALFVLGLFATGIFAGEKYEIDRSHSNVGFTVRHMMISKVNGEFKDFSGTIVYDEKDITKSSVNVTIKTASIDTENERRDTHLRSDDFFNAAVDSVITFVSKRVEKQGDGYVAIGDFTLRGVTKEIALPFTILGTLIEQNGNKRLGVEAKTTINRFDYGVKWDRAFEPGNLVVANEVAINLNIQAIARAPKPAGSN
- a CDS encoding MarR family transcriptional regulator, coding for MAKQLTNKPLLDREAYAACQKRSLKLWVVLARCYNSFMQADGMMSTVGALTQPQFAVLEVLAHLGPLKMCEIAGKLLMSGANVTGVVDRLEKKGLVKRVTEAEDRRMFHIHLTEAGRRLIAEVFPVHAKKIEKLTSALSVHEKLELTRLLKKLGKSIQLQDSMKA
- a CDS encoding phosphatase PAP2 family protein, encoding MRNHSKMLLLGLVLSMTIQPGGLHAQSLSQKFLNDASEVFRGTGHVLTNPLRWQGKDWAVLGSVVGGTIAVFFADEEANGFFRRNQSDTGDKISRFGEKYGEPLTAVIATGGLYVIGMAVDSDWLRESCVILSAGLLSSGIVQYPTKIMVGRARPHLGLGHDTFDPFRVEEAYYSFFSGHTMVAKVMSHTFASRIDNLPGKIVLYSIGSVAGLARMYDDSHWLSDVVLGGLFAIVNVNAAAKSLQNSRHAGHSRGVQWRISPSAYGVRFGIMW